In Sphingomonas sp. SORGH_AS_0950, the following are encoded in one genomic region:
- the parE gene encoding DNA topoisomerase IV subunit B produces the protein MSNDLFAGTPRTQPAYDASSIEVLEGLEPVRRRPGMYIGGTDERALHHLAAEVLDNAMDEAVAGHATRIEVKLEPGNRLTIVDNGRGIPVDPHPKFPDKSALEVILSTLHSGGKFTGKAYATSGGLHGVGVSVVNALSSDTVVEVARERILYRQRFARGATLGPLETVGAAPNRRGTSVAFTPDTEIFGPELAFKPARLHKLVRSKAYLFAGVEIRWHCSPALITDDTPAEAVFQFPGGLADHLKEQLGGRECATADFFSGNQEFPGEQGRVEWAVAWPLWSDGSYSWYCNTIPTPDGGTHEQGLRQALVRGLRAFGELVNQKKAKDITADDVMVGSELMLSVFIREPQFQSQTKDRLTSPEAAGLVEKAVRDHFDHYLSANMERGKALLGYVLDRMDERLRRKAEREVKRKTATSARKLRLPGKLTDCAADSPEGTELFIVEGDSAGGSAKQARDRKTQAILPIRGKILNVASATSTKILQNQEIADLTLAMGCGTRKDCDPTQLRYEKIVIMTDADVDGAHIATLLMTFFFQEMPDLVRRGHLYLAQPPLYRLTVGAKSLYARDDAHRAELERTAFRGKKVEVARFKGLGEMNPGQLRETTMDPATRSLIRITLPQEYEERAGVKDLVNRLMGNNPAHRFAFIQENAARLDEEVIDA, from the coding sequence ATGTCCAATGACCTGTTCGCGGGCACGCCCCGCACCCAGCCCGCCTATGACGCCTCCTCGATCGAGGTGCTGGAAGGGCTGGAGCCGGTGCGCCGCCGCCCCGGCATGTATATCGGCGGCACCGACGAACGCGCGCTGCACCATCTGGCCGCCGAGGTCCTCGACAATGCGATGGACGAGGCGGTGGCGGGCCATGCCACCCGGATCGAGGTCAAGCTGGAGCCGGGCAACCGCCTGACCATCGTCGACAATGGTCGCGGCATCCCGGTCGACCCGCACCCCAAATTCCCCGACAAGTCGGCGCTGGAGGTGATCCTGTCGACGCTGCATTCGGGCGGCAAGTTCACCGGCAAGGCCTATGCGACCTCGGGCGGCCTGCACGGCGTGGGCGTGTCGGTGGTCAATGCGCTGTCCTCGGACACGGTGGTCGAGGTCGCGCGCGAGCGTATCCTCTATCGCCAGCGTTTCGCGCGCGGCGCGACGCTGGGGCCGCTGGAGACGGTGGGTGCCGCCCCCAACCGGCGCGGGACCAGCGTCGCCTTTACCCCCGATACCGAGATTTTCGGCCCCGAACTCGCCTTCAAGCCCGCCCGGCTGCACAAGCTGGTCCGCTCCAAGGCCTATCTGTTCGCGGGTGTCGAGATACGCTGGCACTGTTCGCCCGCGCTGATCACCGACGACACGCCCGCCGAGGCGGTGTTCCAGTTCCCCGGCGGCCTGGCCGATCACCTGAAGGAACAGCTGGGCGGGCGCGAATGCGCCACCGCCGATTTCTTCTCCGGGAACCAGGAGTTTCCGGGCGAACAGGGCCGCGTCGAATGGGCGGTCGCCTGGCCACTGTGGAGCGACGGCAGCTATAGCTGGTATTGCAACACCATCCCGACCCCCGATGGCGGCACCCATGAACAGGGGCTGCGCCAGGCGCTGGTCCGGGGCCTGCGCGCGTTCGGCGAGCTGGTGAACCAGAAAAAGGCCAAGGACATCACCGCCGACGACGTCATGGTCGGCTCCGAACTGATGTTGTCGGTCTTCATCCGCGAACCGCAATTCCAGAGCCAGACCAAGGATCGCCTGACCAGCCCCGAAGCCGCCGGGCTGGTCGAAAAGGCAGTGCGCGACCATTTCGACCATTATCTCTCCGCCAATATGGAGCGCGGCAAGGCGCTGCTCGGCTATGTGCTCGACCGGATGGACGAGCGGCTGCGCCGCAAGGCCGAGCGTGAGGTCAAGCGCAAGACCGCGACCTCGGCGCGCAAGCTGCGCCTGCCCGGCAAGCTGACCGACTGCGCCGCCGACAGCCCCGAGGGGACCGAGCTGTTCATCGTCGAGGGCGACTCGGCGGGCGGCTCGGCCAAGCAGGCGCGCGACCGCAAGACCCAGGCGATCCTGCCGATCCGCGGCAAGATCCTGAACGTCGCCAGCGCCACCTCGACCAAGATCCTGCAGAATCAGGAAATTGCCGACCTGACGCTGGCCATGGGCTGCGGCACGCGCAAGGATTGCGACCCGACCCAGCTGCGCTACGAAAAGATCGTCATCATGACCGACGCGGACGTGGACGGCGCGCATATCGCCACGCTGCTGATGACCTTCTTCTTCCAGGAAATGCCCGATCTGGTGCGGCGCGGGCATCTCTATCTCGCGCAGCCGCCGCTCTATCGCCTGACGGTCGGGGCCAAGTCGCTCTATGCGCGCGACGACGCCCACCGCGCCGAGCTGGAGCGCACCGCCTTTCGGGGCAAGAAGGTCGAGGTCGCCCGCTTCAAGGGCCTGGGCGAGATGAACCCCGGCCAGCTGCGCGAGACCACGATGGACCCCGCGACCCGCAGCCTGATCCGCATCACCCTGCCCCAGGAATATGAGGAGCGGGCGGGCGTGAAGGACCTGGTCAACCGGCTGATGGGCAACAACCCGGCGCACCGCTTCGCCTTCATCCAGGAGAATGCGGCGCGGCTGGACGAAGAGGTGATCGACGCCTGA
- a CDS encoding GcrA family cell cycle regulator, protein MSWTDERIDTLRTMWEAGQTASQIAEALGGVSRNAVIGKAHRLGLQARPSPVKANEPAAAPVAEAPEPVPAAPPPAPEPEPEPVRAEPAAPAAPEPAAEPTREPQPILRSVGPGGFVRQSPGEQQPPPSPAPPRRLVPAKPSAEIAGKTSLLDLNDRICKWPIGHPGEPDFHFCGEKVNPGFPYCVEHCGHAYQAQLPRRDRRPPPPLPFGGPRVR, encoded by the coding sequence ATGTCGTGGACCGATGAGCGGATCGATACGCTCAGGACGATGTGGGAGGCGGGACAGACCGCCAGCCAGATCGCCGAAGCATTGGGCGGGGTCAGCCGCAACGCGGTGATCGGCAAGGCGCATCGCCTGGGCCTTCAGGCGCGTCCGTCGCCGGTAAAGGCCAACGAGCCCGCCGCCGCCCCGGTGGCCGAGGCGCCCGAGCCGGTCCCTGCCGCTCCGCCGCCCGCCCCGGAGCCCGAGCCCGAACCCGTGCGCGCCGAACCGGCCGCCCCTGCCGCGCCCGAACCCGCCGCCGAACCGACGCGCGAGCCGCAGCCGATCCTGCGCTCGGTCGGCCCCGGCGGCTTCGTCCGCCAGTCGCCCGGCGAGCAGCAGCCCCCGCCCTCGCCCGCCCCGCCGCGTCGCCTGGTCCCCGCCAAGCCGAGCGCCGAGATTGCGGGCAAGACCTCGCTGCTCGACCTGAACGACCGCATCTGCAAATGGCCGATCGGCCATCCGGGTGAGCCGGACTTCCACTTCTGCGGCGAAAAGGTGAATCCGGGCTTCCCCTATTGCGTCGAGCATTGCGGCCACGCCTATCAGGCGCAGCTGCCCCGCCGCGACCGTCGCCCGCCGCCGCCGCTGCCCTTTGGCGGCCCGCGCGTCCGCTGA
- a CDS encoding outer membrane protein, which translates to MVKFWMAGVAASALFAAPAMAQDSYATGDDAAPFSGVYVGGSFGYDVQPNDVGSRLLFDRNGDGRFGDVVTTSTGANAFSPGFCNGAARSALSPQNAATGCNNDKDGIAYYGRVGIDHQVGNIVYGAVGEFGKSEITDSVSGFSTTPAWYTFTRSIDWEASVRGRAGYAANNTLFYGTFGGGYARINRTFTTSNTANAFAISGDRNRFGFLGGGGIEQKIGRNFSIGMEYMYHQYNDDETRVRVTQGSAPATNPFVLAPNTAGTDIRRSDDKFRWHSLRATAAFRF; encoded by the coding sequence ATGGTGAAGTTTTGGATGGCGGGCGTCGCGGCCTCGGCCTTGTTCGCCGCGCCTGCGATGGCGCAGGACAGCTATGCGACGGGGGACGATGCCGCTCCGTTTTCGGGCGTCTATGTCGGCGGCAGCTTCGGTTACGACGTGCAGCCCAATGATGTCGGCTCGCGCCTGTTGTTCGATCGCAACGGCGACGGCCGGTTCGGCGATGTCGTGACGACCTCGACCGGCGCCAACGCCTTCTCGCCGGGCTTCTGCAACGGCGCGGCACGCAGCGCGCTGTCGCCCCAGAATGCGGCGACCGGATGCAACAACGACAAGGACGGCATCGCCTATTATGGCCGGGTCGGCATCGACCATCAGGTCGGCAACATCGTCTATGGCGCGGTCGGCGAGTTCGGCAAGTCGGAGATCACCGACAGCGTCTCGGGCTTCTCGACCACGCCCGCCTGGTACACCTTCACCCGCAGCATCGACTGGGAAGCCTCGGTTCGCGGGCGCGCGGGCTATGCGGCGAACAACACGCTGTTCTACGGCACCTTCGGCGGCGGCTATGCGCGGATCAACCGGACCTTCACCACGTCCAACACCGCCAACGCCTTTGCGATCAGCGGCGACCGCAACCGGTTCGGCTTTCTCGGGGGTGGCGGCATCGAGCAGAAGATCGGTCGCAACTTCTCGATCGGCATGGAATATATGTACCACCAGTATAACGACGACGAGACCCGCGTCCGCGTGACCCAGGGGTCGGCGCCCGCGACCAATCCGTTCGTGCTGGCGCCCAATACGGCGGGCACCGACATTCGCCGGTCGGACGACAAGTTCCGCTGGCATTCGCTGCGCGCGACGGCGGCGTTCCGGTTCTGA
- a CDS encoding aspartate aminotransferase family protein → MTITALMPVYPRCGVRPVRGEGVYLYGENGEQYLDFAAGIAVNALGHGHPKLVEAIAKQAATLMHVSNLYGSPQGEHFAQRLVDSTFADTVFFTNSGAEAVECAIKTARRYHFANGNPQRHTLITFNNAFHGRTLGAISATNQPKMRDGFEPLLPGFAYAPFDDLEAALALIDENTAGFLVEPIQGEGGLRPASMEFLQGLRKACDEHGLLLVLDEVQCGYGRTGKFFAHELYGVTPDIMAVAKGIGGGFPLGACLATEEAAKGMVIGTHGSTYGGNPLSMAAGEAVLDVIQEPGFLEHVEAMGQRLRSTLEQMIPNFDHLFEEVRGHGLMQGLKMKSDSRRFVAHCRDHHGLLLVAAGENVIRILPPLTIDESHITEFATKLSDAARVYVPAADD, encoded by the coding sequence GTGACCATCACCGCCCTGATGCCCGTTTACCCACGGTGCGGGGTGCGTCCGGTCCGAGGCGAGGGCGTCTATCTGTATGGCGAGAATGGCGAGCAGTATCTGGACTTTGCCGCCGGGATCGCGGTGAACGCGCTGGGCCATGGCCATCCGAAACTGGTCGAGGCGATCGCCAAACAGGCCGCGACGCTGATGCACGTGTCCAACCTGTACGGCAGCCCGCAGGGCGAGCATTTCGCGCAGCGGCTGGTCGATTCGACCTTTGCCGATACGGTGTTCTTCACCAATTCGGGCGCCGAGGCGGTCGAGTGCGCGATCAAGACCGCGCGCCGCTATCACTTCGCCAATGGTAATCCGCAGCGTCATACGCTGATCACGTTCAACAACGCCTTTCATGGGCGGACGCTGGGCGCGATCTCAGCAACCAACCAGCCCAAGATGCGCGACGGGTTCGAGCCGCTGCTGCCCGGCTTCGCCTATGCGCCGTTCGATGACCTGGAGGCGGCGCTGGCGCTGATCGACGAGAACACCGCCGGTTTCCTGGTCGAACCGATCCAGGGCGAAGGCGGCCTGCGCCCGGCCAGCATGGAATTCCTCCAGGGCCTGCGCAAGGCGTGCGACGAGCATGGCCTGCTGCTGGTGCTGGATGAGGTGCAGTGCGGTTATGGTCGCACCGGCAAGTTCTTTGCGCATGAGCTGTACGGCGTGACGCCCGACATCATGGCGGTGGCCAAGGGCATCGGCGGCGGCTTCCCGCTGGGCGCGTGCCTGGCGACCGAGGAAGCGGCCAAGGGCATGGTGATCGGCACGCACGGGTCGACCTATGGCGGCAACCCGCTGTCCATGGCGGCGGGCGAGGCGGTGCTGGACGTGATCCAGGAGCCGGGCTTCCTCGAACATGTCGAGGCGATGGGCCAGCGGCTGCGCTCCACGCTGGAGCAGATGATTCCGAACTTCGATCATCTGTTCGAGGAAGTGCGCGGCCATGGCCTGATGCAGGGGCTGAAGATGAAGAGCGACAGCCGTCGCTTCGTCGCGCATTGCCGCGACCATCACGGGCTGCTGCTGGTCGCGGCGGGCGAGAATGTGATCCGCATCCTGCCGCCGCTGACCATCGACGAGAGCCACATCACCGAGTTCGCGACGAAACTGTCCGACGCCGCGCGCGTCTATGTCCCCGCCGCCGACGATTGA